In Microbacterium pumilum, the following proteins share a genomic window:
- a CDS encoding beta-galactosidase, with the protein MRSTPDGHGLLFGGDYNPEQWPASVWREDIALMREARVNTVTLGVFSWAFVETDDDEWDWGWFDEVIGLLHDAGIGIDLATPTAAPPTWLQRTHPEIVPVDRNGSRFHQGGRLGWCASHPVWHRYSSRIARRLGERYGRHPAVRMWHVSNELGGGNRLCYCEESSRAFREWARDRYGTIDELNRAWGTAVWGLRYRSFDDVIAPLASESGQSPSMLLAFDRFSSDALLGQYRREREALRSAGVATPITTNLMLAVGGSVADYSHWVPDLDVVAIDHYAVMADPHRERELAFVASRARGLDRTRPWLLMEHSTSAVNWQPRNPPKAPGEMIRHSLQHIAHGSDGALFFQWRASASGVEQYHSGMVPHAGSDTRQWREVVELGRTLERIKHVAGSLVEASRVAIVADIPAKWAWEEGQKPIHDYPIEASGRRWHEALSARGLGPDVVPPRADLTAYGLLVVPGLYAVNDATAGAIAAAALRGATVVVGHLSGIVDEENRVRTGGYPGAFREMLGVVGEEFCPMLAGEQIVLTSGSIAIDWSERLRVTDAEIVDTYAEGDLVGLPAVTRRSVGAGRAWYVSADIRDGFDALVDAVITDAGVRARLPVAAGIEAVRRKSDSSSWLFLINHGDTDVEVRTSGLELISGDSIDGSIKLAAGAVAVIQERTSG; encoded by the coding sequence GTGAGGTCTACGCCCGATGGGCACGGGCTGCTCTTCGGCGGCGACTACAACCCGGAGCAGTGGCCGGCGAGCGTATGGCGCGAAGACATCGCGCTCATGCGGGAGGCGAGAGTCAACACGGTGACGCTCGGCGTGTTCTCGTGGGCGTTCGTCGAGACCGACGACGACGAGTGGGATTGGGGGTGGTTCGATGAGGTCATCGGACTCCTCCACGACGCCGGTATCGGCATCGACCTGGCGACTCCCACCGCCGCTCCACCGACATGGTTGCAGCGCACGCACCCTGAGATCGTGCCGGTCGACCGCAACGGCTCGAGATTCCACCAAGGCGGGCGACTCGGGTGGTGCGCCAGCCATCCGGTATGGCACCGCTACTCGAGCCGGATCGCCCGACGGCTCGGCGAGCGCTACGGCCGGCATCCCGCCGTGCGGATGTGGCACGTCAGCAACGAACTGGGCGGCGGCAATCGCCTCTGCTACTGCGAGGAGTCCTCACGCGCGTTCCGCGAGTGGGCGCGTGACCGCTATGGCACGATCGACGAGCTCAATCGAGCGTGGGGCACCGCGGTGTGGGGGTTGCGTTATCGCTCCTTCGACGACGTGATCGCGCCGCTGGCGAGCGAGTCCGGCCAGAGCCCATCGATGCTGCTCGCCTTCGATCGCTTCAGCTCGGACGCACTCCTGGGCCAATACCGGCGTGAGCGCGAGGCGCTGCGATCGGCAGGGGTGGCAACCCCCATCACCACGAACCTCATGCTCGCGGTCGGCGGAAGCGTCGCGGACTATTCGCACTGGGTGCCTGATCTCGACGTGGTGGCGATCGACCACTACGCAGTGATGGCCGATCCCCATCGCGAACGAGAACTCGCTTTTGTGGCGTCCCGTGCCCGCGGATTGGATCGCACCAGGCCGTGGCTGCTGATGGAGCACTCGACGAGCGCGGTTAACTGGCAGCCCCGCAATCCGCCGAAGGCGCCGGGCGAGATGATCCGCCATAGTCTGCAGCACATCGCGCACGGCTCGGACGGTGCGCTGTTCTTCCAGTGGCGCGCTTCCGCGTCGGGCGTGGAGCAGTATCACTCGGGCATGGTTCCGCATGCCGGTTCGGATACGCGTCAATGGCGCGAGGTGGTGGAGCTCGGCCGGACCCTCGAGAGGATCAAGCATGTGGCTGGCAGCCTCGTCGAGGCCTCCCGCGTCGCGATCGTGGCAGACATCCCGGCGAAGTGGGCCTGGGAGGAAGGCCAGAAGCCGATCCATGACTACCCGATCGAGGCATCCGGCCGGCGATGGCACGAAGCTCTGTCCGCCCGCGGCCTGGGCCCGGATGTCGTCCCACCCCGTGCGGATCTCACGGCATACGGTCTTCTCGTCGTGCCTGGACTGTACGCCGTCAACGATGCCACAGCGGGTGCGATCGCGGCAGCCGCGCTGCGCGGGGCGACCGTCGTCGTGGGTCACCTGTCAGGCATTGTGGACGAAGAGAATCGCGTCAGAACCGGCGGCTATCCGGGCGCGTTCCGCGAGATGCTCGGCGTCGTCGGTGAGGAGTTCTGTCCGATGCTCGCGGGCGAGCAGATCGTCCTCACATCCGGTTCGATAGCCATCGACTGGAGCGAACGGCTGAGAGTCACGGACGCCGAGATCGTGGACACCTATGCCGAGGGCGACCTCGTCGGATTGCCCGCCGTGACGCGCAGATCGGTCGGGGCGGGTCGTGCATGGTACGTGTCGGCCGACATCCGCGACGGCTTCGACGCGCTGGTCGACGCCGTCATCACGGATGCCGGCGTGCGCGCGCGCCTTCCCGTCGCGGCAGGCATCGAGGCGGTCCGCCGGAAATCGGACTCGTCGTCGTGGCTGTTCTTGATCAATCACGGCGACACCGACGTCGAGGTTCGGACGTCGGGACTCGAACTGATCAGCGGAGACAGCATCGATGGCTCGATCAAACTCGCCGCCGGGGCTGTGGCCGTCATACAGGAGCGAACGAGCGGATAG